One segment of Mycobacterium spongiae DNA contains the following:
- a CDS encoding MCE family protein, translated as MSRIWLRSSMVVAVSALLAGCQFGGLNSLPLPGTAGHGPGSYQVTVEMQDVATLPQNSPVMVDQVTVGSVGGIDAVQRPDGSFYAAVKLDLDKSVVLPANAIARVAQTSLLGSLHIDLAAPTDQPAKGRLGEGSRIAEADTSRAPTTEEVLSALGVVVNKGNVGALEEITDEAYTALVGRQADFVGLVPRLAELTAGLNRQVDDIIDAFDGLNRVAAILAREKDALGRTLDTLPEAIGVLNKNRANIVDAFAALKRLAMVTSHVLAKTKIDFGEDLKDLYPIVKALNDNRSDFITSLQLLLTFPFPNFGIKQAVRGDYLNVFTTFDLTLRRIGETFFTTAYFDPNMAHMDEILNPPDFLVGELANLSGQAADPFQIPPGTASGQ; from the coding sequence ATGAGCCGAATCTGGTTGCGCAGCAGCATGGTGGTGGCCGTCAGCGCGCTACTGGCCGGTTGTCAATTCGGCGGACTGAATTCGCTGCCGCTGCCCGGCACGGCCGGCCACGGCCCGGGGTCTTACCAGGTCACCGTCGAAATGCAGGACGTGGCGACGCTGCCGCAGAACTCGCCGGTCATGGTCGACCAAGTCACGGTCGGCAGCGTGGGCGGCATCGATGCCGTCCAGCGTCCCGACGGATCCTTCTATGCCGCGGTGAAACTGGACCTGGACAAGAGCGTGGTGCTGCCGGCCAATGCGATCGCGCGGGTCGCGCAGACGTCGTTGTTGGGTTCGCTGCACATCGACCTCGCCGCACCGACGGACCAGCCAGCGAAGGGAAGACTGGGCGAAGGATCACGAATCGCCGAGGCCGACACGAGCCGCGCTCCCACCACCGAAGAGGTGCTCTCTGCGCTCGGAGTGGTGGTGAACAAGGGCAATGTGGGTGCGCTGGAAGAGATCACCGACGAGGCATACACCGCATTGGTTGGCCGGCAGGCGGATTTCGTCGGCCTGGTCCCCAGGCTTGCGGAGCTGACAGCGGGCCTCAACCGGCAGGTCGACGACATCATTGACGCATTCGATGGGCTGAACCGAGTAGCTGCGATTCTCGCACGCGAAAAAGACGCTTTGGGTCGGACGTTGGACACATTGCCGGAAGCGATTGGCGTGCTCAACAAGAACCGGGCCAACATCGTCGACGCGTTCGCCGCGCTCAAGCGACTGGCGATGGTCACTTCCCATGTGCTCGCCAAGACGAAAATCGACTTTGGCGAAGACCTCAAAGACTTGTATCCGATCGTCAAGGCCCTCAACGACAACCGCAGCGATTTCATCACGTCACTGCAGCTGCTGTTGACCTTCCCATTCCCCAACTTCGGCATCAAGCAAGCTGTGCGCGGCGACTACCTGAACGTATTCACCACCTTCGATCTGACGCTGCGCCGCATCGGCGAGACGTTCTTCACCACGGCGTACTTCGATCCGAACATGGCGCACATGGACGAGATCCTCAACCCGCCCGACTTCCTGGTCGGCGAACTGGCCAACCTGTCCGGACAGGCGGCCGATCCATTCCAAATCCCGCCCGGAACGGCGTCAGGACAGTAG
- a CDS encoding virulence factor Mce family protein has product MLKRIAGSRALRYTTVIALVVALVGGVYTLMSTTNNRTIVAYFTSAVGIYPGDEVRVLGVPVGSIDAIEPRPSDVKVTMSVSRDFNVPRDVQAVIISPNLVAARFIQLTPVYTGGARLQDGATIDLSRTAVPVEWDDVKEGLTRLAVDLSPAAGELQGPLGAVINQAADTLDGNGDSFHTALRELSQAVGRLGDSRSDIFGTIRNLQVVVDALSQSNEQIVQFVGHVASVSQVLADSSQNLDGTLGTLNQALSDIRGFLHENNSVLIDTVDQLSDLTGTLSDESENLEQVLHVAGPGITNFYNIYDPAQGTLNGLLSIPNFANPVQFICGGSFDTAAGTSAPDYYRRAEFCRERLGPVLRRLTANYPPIMFHPLNTITAYKGQIIYDTPATEAKARTPVPELTWVPASPVPPAQNPADLQGLLVPPAPAAGLGPGPAPGPPLPGPAPGPLPGPAPGDPLAAEQQGDGQ; this is encoded by the coding sequence ATGTTAAAGAGGATTGCCGGCAGCCGGGCGCTGCGCTACACCACCGTGATCGCGTTGGTGGTGGCGCTGGTGGGTGGCGTGTACACGCTGATGTCCACGACCAACAACCGAACGATCGTCGCCTACTTCACCTCCGCGGTCGGGATCTATCCCGGTGACGAGGTCCGCGTCCTCGGGGTGCCGGTCGGCTCGATCGACGCTATCGAACCGCGGCCGTCCGACGTCAAGGTCACGATGTCGGTCTCCAGAGACTTCAACGTGCCTCGCGACGTACAGGCGGTGATCATCTCACCGAACCTGGTAGCGGCGCGGTTCATCCAGCTCACCCCGGTCTACACGGGCGGGGCGAGGCTGCAAGACGGCGCGACCATAGACCTGTCGCGAACGGCGGTACCCGTCGAGTGGGACGACGTCAAAGAAGGGCTGACCCGGCTGGCCGTTGACCTCAGTCCGGCAGCGGGAGAGCTACAAGGACCGCTGGGTGCCGTGATCAACCAGGCTGCCGACACCCTCGACGGAAACGGCGATTCATTCCACACCGCGTTGCGCGAGCTTTCGCAAGCTGTTGGGCGCCTTGGGGATTCGCGCAGCGATATCTTTGGAACCATCAGGAATCTGCAGGTGGTGGTTGATGCGCTGTCGCAGAGCAACGAACAGATCGTGCAGTTCGTGGGACACGTGGCGTCGGTGTCGCAGGTCCTCGCCGACAGCTCTCAGAATCTGGACGGCACCCTGGGCACCCTCAACCAGGCGTTGTCTGACATCAGGGGGTTCCTGCACGAAAACAACTCGGTACTGATCGACACGGTCGACCAACTCAGCGACCTCACCGGGACTTTGAGCGACGAAAGCGAGAACCTTGAGCAGGTACTGCACGTAGCAGGCCCCGGAATCACCAACTTCTACAACATCTATGACCCCGCGCAGGGCACGTTGAACGGTCTGCTATCGATACCCAACTTCGCCAACCCGGTGCAGTTCATCTGCGGCGGTTCCTTTGACACCGCCGCCGGAACGTCGGCACCCGACTATTACCGGCGTGCCGAGTTCTGTCGTGAGCGGTTGGGGCCGGTGTTGCGCAGGCTCACCGCGAACTACCCGCCGATCATGTTCCACCCGCTCAATACGATCACGGCCTACAAGGGCCAGATCATCTATGACACCCCGGCCACCGAAGCCAAGGCGCGGACGCCAGTTCCGGAATTGACGTGGGTACCCGCCTCACCGGTGCCGCCCGCGCAGAACCCCGCCGACCTGCAGGGCTTGTTGGTCCCGCCCGCACCCGCAGCTGGCCTCGGCCCCGGTCCAGCCCCGGGTCCGCCGCTGCCCGGCCCTGCCCCAGGCCCGCTGCCCGGTCCGGCGCCGGGCGATCCACTAGCGGCGGAGCAGCAGGGGGATGGCCAATGA
- a CDS encoding virulence factor Mce family protein: MPTSKHDRDPLRTGIFGSVLVICVVLIAFGYASLPFWPQGKVYEAYFTDAAGITPANSVYVSGVKVGKVEAVSLAGDSVKITFSVDRNIVVGDQSLAAIRTDTILGERSVAVSPAGSGEATTIPLSRTTTPYTLNGALQDLGGSAGDIDRPQLEQALDVLTQSLHDATPQLRGALDGITSFSRTLSRRDEALRDLLAHSRSVTSVLAERGEQLDKLIVDGNQLFAALDTRRAALSQLISGIDDLAAQISGFVADNRREFGPALSQLNLVLDNLNERHDYITEALERLPTYATTLGEVVGTGPGFNVNVYSVLPGPLVASVFDLVYQPGKLPDSLADYLRGFIQERWIIRPKSP; the protein is encoded by the coding sequence TTGCCGACTAGCAAGCACGATCGCGACCCGCTGCGCACCGGCATCTTTGGCTCTGTGCTGGTGATCTGCGTGGTCCTCATCGCATTCGGCTACGCCAGTTTGCCGTTCTGGCCTCAGGGCAAGGTTTACGAGGCATACTTCACCGACGCTGCCGGCATCACCCCCGCCAACTCGGTTTATGTCTCCGGAGTGAAGGTCGGCAAGGTCGAAGCGGTCAGCTTGGCGGGAGATAGCGTCAAGATCACCTTCAGCGTTGACCGCAATATCGTCGTCGGCGATCAGTCGCTGGCGGCGATCCGCACCGACACCATCCTCGGCGAGCGGTCCGTCGCGGTGAGTCCGGCCGGTTCCGGCGAGGCCACGACGATTCCGCTGAGCAGGACCACAACGCCCTACACTCTCAACGGCGCGCTGCAGGACCTGGGCGGCAGCGCCGGCGACATCGACAGGCCCCAGCTCGAGCAGGCGCTGGACGTGCTCACGCAGAGTTTGCACGACGCCACCCCGCAGCTGCGCGGCGCTCTCGACGGAATTACGTCGTTTTCGCGCACCCTCAGCCGTCGCGACGAAGCGCTGCGGGACCTGCTGGCGCACTCGCGCTCGGTGACATCGGTGTTGGCCGAGCGCGGCGAACAGCTCGACAAGCTGATCGTCGATGGCAACCAGTTGTTCGCCGCCCTCGACACGCGGCGCGCCGCACTGAGCCAGCTGATCTCCGGAATCGACGATCTTGCCGCACAGATTTCGGGCTTTGTCGCCGACAACCGCCGGGAGTTCGGTCCGGCGCTGAGCCAGCTCAACCTCGTGCTGGACAACCTCAACGAGCGCCACGACTACATCACCGAAGCCCTCGAACGGCTTCCCACCTACGCGACCACGTTGGGCGAGGTGGTCGGCACCGGACCGGGCTTCAATGTCAACGTTTACAGCGTGCTGCCCGGACCGCTGGTCGCCTCGGTATTCGATCTCGTCTACCAGCCTGGCAAGCTGCCGGACAGCCTCGCCGACTATCTGCGTGGGTTCATCCAGGAGCGCTGGATCATTAGGCCGAAGTCACCATGA
- a CDS encoding virulence factor Mce family protein: MAGSGIPSHRSMVIKVSIFAVIMLIVATALVVVFGDFRFGPTTVYHATFTDASRLKAGQKVRIAGVPVGSVKAVELNPDNSIDVAFSIDKGYTIYSSTRAVIRYENLVGDRYLEITSGPGELRKLPQGATIDVAHTQPALDLDALLGGLRPVLKGLDADKINTVTSAVVELLQGQGGALAKILSDTNSITSSLGARDQLIGDTITNLNTLLGTIDAKSAQFNASLDQLQQLITGLANHKDVIAGAIPPLASTTSDLTTLLRKSRRPLQGILENARPLATELDERKEEINNDVEQLGEDYLRLAALGSYGAFFNIYFCTVTIKINGPAGSDILLPIGGQPDPSKGRCAFAD; the protein is encoded by the coding sequence ATGGCGGGCTCGGGAATTCCCTCGCACCGGTCGATGGTGATCAAGGTCAGCATCTTCGCGGTGATCATGCTCATCGTGGCAACGGCATTGGTGGTCGTTTTCGGTGACTTCCGGTTCGGTCCGACCACCGTCTATCACGCCACCTTCACAGACGCGTCGCGGTTGAAGGCGGGACAGAAAGTACGCATCGCTGGCGTGCCGGTCGGTTCGGTGAAGGCAGTGGAACTCAACCCGGACAACAGCATCGACGTGGCCTTCAGTATCGACAAGGGCTACACAATTTACTCGTCCACCCGTGCGGTGATCCGGTACGAGAACCTGGTCGGGGACCGCTACCTGGAGATCACCTCCGGGCCGGGCGAGCTACGTAAGCTCCCGCAGGGAGCCACGATCGATGTCGCCCACACCCAGCCGGCATTGGATCTCGATGCGCTACTGGGCGGACTACGTCCGGTGCTCAAAGGTCTTGACGCGGACAAGATCAACACGGTCACGAGCGCAGTAGTCGAGCTACTGCAGGGTCAGGGTGGCGCGCTGGCGAAGATCCTCTCGGACACCAACTCGATCACTTCGTCGCTGGGAGCGCGCGACCAGCTCATCGGGGACACGATCACCAACCTGAACACGCTACTCGGAACCATCGACGCCAAGAGTGCGCAATTCAATGCCAGTCTTGACCAACTGCAGCAATTGATCACCGGCCTTGCCAACCACAAAGACGTGATCGCGGGCGCCATCCCGCCACTGGCCTCGACGACATCGGATCTGACCACGCTGCTGCGGAAGTCCCGCCGGCCGCTGCAGGGCATCCTGGAAAACGCGCGGCCGCTGGCCACTGAGCTGGATGAGCGCAAGGAAGAGATCAACAACGACGTCGAACAACTCGGCGAGGACTATCTGCGGCTAGCCGCGCTGGGTAGCTACGGAGCATTCTTCAACATCTACTTCTGCACCGTGACGATCAAGATCAACGGGCCTGCCGGTAGCGACATCCTGCTGCCCATCGGTGGCCAGCCGGATCCCAGTAAGGGGAGGTGCGCTTTTGCCGACTAG
- a CDS encoding MCE family protein, translating into MAGGGSRRTSVRLAAALLAGLMVGSAVLTYLSYTEAFTPTDTVIVSSPRAGLVMEKGAKVKYRGLQVGTVENISYSGDQARLKLAINTGELGYIPSNATVHIAGNTIFGAKSVEFLPPATPSPKSLQPDARLSASEVQLEVNTLFQSLIDLLHKIDPVELNGTLSALSEGLRGHGDDVGALLSGLNTLTRQANPKLPQLQEDLRKAALATKSYAAAAPDLNTLFANVPTINQTLIDEQDNLNATLLATIGLSNVAYETLAPAEQDFIAAINRLRAPLKVAGDYSPELGCLFRGIGRGVKEFGPLIGVRKAGLFTSSNFILGAPSYTYPESLPIVNASGGPNCRGLPDIPTKQTGGSFYRAPFLVTDNANIPYEPFTELQVDAPSTLQFLFHGAFAERDDY; encoded by the coding sequence ATGGCAGGCGGCGGATCACGACGCACGAGTGTGCGGCTGGCAGCGGCGCTACTGGCCGGTTTGATGGTGGGGTCCGCTGTGCTGACCTACCTGTCCTACACGGAAGCGTTCACCCCGACCGACACCGTCATCGTCTCCTCGCCGCGTGCTGGGCTCGTGATGGAGAAGGGCGCCAAGGTCAAGTATCGCGGCCTCCAGGTTGGCACGGTCGAGAACATCAGCTACAGCGGCGACCAGGCACGGCTGAAGTTGGCCATCAACACCGGCGAGCTGGGCTATATCCCCTCCAATGCGACGGTGCATATCGCTGGAAACACCATTTTCGGTGCCAAGTCGGTCGAGTTCCTGCCGCCCGCGACTCCGTCGCCCAAGTCGCTGCAGCCGGATGCGCGCCTGTCGGCGTCAGAGGTACAACTCGAGGTCAACACCCTGTTCCAGTCACTCATCGACCTGCTTCACAAGATCGACCCGGTCGAATTGAACGGAACGCTGAGCGCGCTGTCGGAGGGCCTGCGCGGCCACGGTGATGACGTGGGGGCGCTGCTGTCAGGATTGAATACGCTGACGCGACAAGCGAACCCAAAGCTGCCGCAGCTACAGGAGGATCTCCGCAAAGCGGCGTTGGCGACCAAGTCCTACGCCGCCGCCGCTCCCGACCTCAATACCCTGTTCGCGAACGTGCCGACGATCAACCAGACGCTCATCGACGAGCAGGACAATCTCAACGCCACTCTGTTGGCCACGATCGGCCTCTCCAACGTCGCCTACGAGACCCTGGCGCCGGCCGAACAGGACTTCATTGCTGCCATCAATCGGCTCCGCGCCCCACTCAAAGTAGCCGGCGACTATTCGCCCGAGCTTGGTTGCTTGTTCAGGGGCATTGGGCGCGGCGTCAAGGAGTTCGGCCCGCTGATCGGCGTTCGTAAGGCGGGCCTGTTCACGTCGTCGAACTTCATCCTGGGTGCGCCGTCATACACGTATCCGGAGAGCTTGCCTATCGTGAACGCCTCTGGCGGTCCGAACTGCCGAGGGTTGCCCGACATTCCCACCAAGCAGACCGGCGGATCGTTCTACCGGGCGCCATTCCTGGTCACCGACAACGCCAACATCCCTTACGAGCCGTTCACCGAACTCCAGGTCGATGCGCCCTCGACGTTGCAGTTCTTGTTCCACGGCGCGTTCGCAGAACGGGACGACTACTGA
- a CDS encoding MlaE family ABC transporter permease, protein MSYDITIRARRYFRRLQAPVDNFGEQALFYGETVRYIPNAITKYRKETIRLVAEMTLGAGALVMIGGTVGVAAFLTLASGGVIAVQGFSSLGDIGIEALTGFLSAFLNVRVVAPVIAGIALAATIGAGATAQLGAMRVSEEIDAVECMAVHSVSYLVSTRLIAGLVAIIPLYSLSVLAAFFAARFTTVYINGQSKGLYDHYFNTFLIPSDLLWSFMQAIAMAIAVMLVHTYYGYNASGGSVGVGVAVGQAVRTSLIVVVVITLFISLAVYGASGNFNLSG, encoded by the coding sequence ATGAGCTACGACATCACTATCCGAGCTCGCCGGTATTTTCGCCGGCTGCAGGCGCCGGTCGACAACTTCGGCGAGCAGGCGCTGTTCTACGGCGAAACCGTCCGCTATATCCCCAACGCCATCACCAAGTATCGGAAAGAGACGATCCGCCTCGTTGCCGAGATGACGCTGGGCGCAGGAGCGCTCGTCATGATCGGCGGCACCGTCGGGGTCGCGGCCTTCCTGACGCTCGCGTCCGGCGGGGTTATCGCCGTGCAGGGTTTCTCTTCGCTGGGCGACATCGGGATCGAGGCCCTGACCGGATTCCTCTCGGCCTTCTTGAACGTCCGCGTGGTCGCGCCGGTCATTGCCGGTATCGCGCTGGCGGCCACCATCGGCGCCGGCGCCACCGCGCAACTCGGCGCCATGCGGGTCTCCGAAGAGATCGACGCGGTCGAATGCATGGCGGTCCACTCCGTCTCATACCTGGTGTCCACCCGGCTGATCGCTGGCCTCGTGGCGATCATCCCGCTGTACTCGCTGTCGGTGCTGGCCGCGTTTTTCGCTGCCCGGTTCACCACTGTGTACATCAACGGGCAGTCCAAGGGGCTCTACGACCACTACTTCAACACCTTCCTCATCCCGTCCGACCTGCTGTGGTCGTTCATGCAGGCCATCGCGATGGCGATCGCGGTGATGCTGGTGCACACCTATTACGGCTACAACGCCAGTGGCGGGTCCGTCGGCGTGGGTGTCGCAGTCGGTCAGGCCGTACGGACCTCGCTGATCGTTGTCGTGGTCATTACGTTGTTCATCTCGCTCGCCGTCTACGGCGCGTCCGGTAACTTCAATCTCTCTGGGTAA
- a CDS encoding MlaE family ABC transporter permease: protein MIQQLAVPARAVGGFFEMSMDTARAAFRRPFQFREFLDQTWMVARVSLVPTLLVSIPFTVLVAFTLNILLREIGAADLSGAGTAFGTITQLGPVVTVLVVAGAGATAICADLGARTIREEIDAMRVLGIDPIQRLVVPRVLASTLVALLLNGLVCAIGLSGGYVFSVFLQGVNPGAFINGLTVLTGLRELILAEVKALLFGLMAGLVGCYRGLTVKGGPKGVGNAVNETVVYAFICLFVINVVMTAIGVRLSAG, encoded by the coding sequence TTGATCCAACAACTTGCGGTTCCGGCCCGGGCCGTCGGCGGGTTTTTCGAAATGTCGATGGACACCGCGCGCGCCGCTTTTCGCCGGCCGTTTCAGTTTCGCGAATTTCTCGATCAGACCTGGATGGTGGCCCGGGTATCCCTCGTCCCGACGCTGTTGGTGTCAATCCCTTTCACGGTCCTGGTGGCGTTCACCCTCAACATCCTGCTGCGCGAAATCGGGGCCGCCGACCTGTCCGGTGCCGGCACGGCCTTCGGCACCATCACCCAGCTGGGCCCCGTTGTGACGGTGCTCGTCGTCGCCGGTGCCGGTGCCACCGCAATCTGCGCCGACCTTGGTGCTCGAACCATTCGCGAGGAAATCGACGCGATGCGGGTGTTGGGCATCGACCCCATCCAACGGTTGGTGGTGCCCAGGGTCCTGGCGTCGACCTTGGTCGCGCTGTTGCTCAACGGTTTGGTCTGCGCCATCGGCCTGTCCGGCGGCTACGTCTTCTCCGTCTTTCTCCAAGGCGTCAACCCGGGCGCTTTCATCAACGGGCTCACCGTACTCACCGGGCTGCGCGAGCTGATCCTTGCCGAAGTCAAAGCATTGCTGTTCGGACTCATGGCCGGACTCGTCGGTTGTTACCGCGGCCTGACGGTCAAGGGCGGTCCCAAGGGGGTCGGCAATGCCGTCAACGAAACCGTCGTGTACGCATTCATCTGCCTCTTCGTCATTAACGTGGTCATGACCGCCATCGGCGTAAGACTGTCGGCCGGGTAA
- a CDS encoding 3-oxoacyl-ACP reductase — translation MTSSANAVDLSGKVAVVTGAAAGLGRAEAIGLARLGATVVVNDIATAMDSSDVIDEIAAVGTATGSKAVAVTGDVSQRATADELVACADGLGGLDIVVNNAGITRDRMLFNMTDEDWDSVIAVHLRGHFLLTRNAATYWRKKAKEAEQGTVFGRLINTSSEAGLVGPVGQANYGAAKAGITALTLTAARALGRYGVSANAICPRARTAMTADVFGPAPDASDMAADEIDPLSPEHVVSLVQFLASPAAAAVNGQVFIVYGPQVTLVSAPSVERRFSADGPVWDPAQLGTTLQDYFAGRDPEQNFSATGLMAQ, via the coding sequence TTGACTAGCAGCGCAAACGCGGTCGATCTATCCGGAAAGGTCGCGGTGGTGACGGGCGCGGCCGCAGGACTCGGTAGGGCCGAGGCGATCGGACTGGCCCGCCTGGGCGCCACCGTCGTCGTCAACGACATCGCCACCGCCATGGACTCCTCCGACGTCATCGACGAGATCGCCGCCGTTGGTACGGCGACGGGGTCGAAGGCGGTTGCGGTAACCGGCGACGTCAGCCAGCGCGCCACGGCCGACGAACTGGTGGCTTGCGCCGACGGGTTGGGCGGGCTCGACATTGTGGTGAACAACGCCGGTATCACCCGAGACCGGATGCTGTTCAATATGACCGACGAGGACTGGGACAGCGTCATCGCCGTGCACTTGCGCGGCCACTTCCTGCTCACTCGCAACGCGGCCACGTACTGGCGCAAGAAAGCCAAAGAAGCCGAACAGGGCACGGTATTCGGCCGCCTCATCAACACGTCCTCGGAGGCCGGCCTGGTGGGTCCGGTGGGTCAGGCGAACTACGGTGCCGCTAAGGCGGGCATCACCGCGCTCACCCTGACGGCCGCGCGGGCGCTGGGGCGGTACGGGGTATCCGCCAACGCGATCTGCCCCCGGGCGCGCACCGCAATGACGGCCGATGTTTTTGGACCCGCGCCGGACGCGTCCGACATGGCAGCGGATGAGATCGACCCGTTGTCGCCAGAGCACGTGGTGAGCCTGGTGCAGTTTCTGGCGTCCCCGGCGGCCGCAGCGGTCAACGGCCAGGTCTTCATCGTCTACGGACCCCAGGTCACGTTGGTATCCGCACCCAGCGTGGAGCGTCGCTTCAGCGCGGACGGCCCGGTATGGGATCCAGCTCAGCTCGGCACGACATTGCAGGACTACTTTGCTGGCCGGGATCCGGAACAGAATTTTTCCGCGACCGGGCTCATGGCTCAGTGA
- a CDS encoding ferredoxin: MRVIVDHDRCEGNAVCLGIAPDIFDLDDQDYAVVKMDPIEPDQEDLAEQAIAECPRAALLRED, from the coding sequence GTGCGGGTGATCGTGGACCATGACCGATGCGAAGGTAACGCCGTGTGCTTGGGAATCGCGCCGGATATCTTCGACCTGGACGACCAGGACTACGCGGTCGTGAAGATGGATCCTATTGAGCCGGACCAGGAGGATCTTGCCGAGCAGGCGATCGCGGAATGCCCGCGCGCGGCCCTGTTACGCGAGGATTAG
- a CDS encoding acyl-CoA dehydrogenase produces MRISYSPEQEELRRELRSYFTTLITPERREALSAVQGEYGTGNVYRETVAQMGKDGWLALGWPKEYGGQDRSAMDQLIFTDEAAIAGAPVPFLTINSVAPTIMAYGTDEQKKSFLPKIAAGELHFSIGYSEPGAGTDLANLRTTAVRDGDDYVINGQKMWTSLIPYADYVWLAVRTNTEAKKHRGISVLIVPTSAEGFSWTAVHTMAGPDTSATYYSDVRVPVTNRVGEENAGWRLVTNQLNHERVALVSSAPIFTCLKEVREWAQNTKDPAGGRVIDAEWVQLNLARVHAKAEVLKLINWELASSHSDSPSPADASAAKVFGTELATEAYRLLMEVLGTAATLRPDSPGALLRGRAERMHRACLILTFGGGTNEVQRDIIGMTALGLPRANR; encoded by the coding sequence ATGCGCATTAGTTACAGCCCCGAACAGGAGGAGCTGCGTCGCGAGCTTCGCTCCTACTTCACCACCCTGATCACCCCGGAGCGACGTGAGGCACTGAGTGCGGTCCAGGGCGAATACGGCACCGGCAATGTCTACCGCGAGACGGTGGCACAGATGGGCAAAGACGGGTGGCTCGCCCTGGGCTGGCCCAAGGAGTACGGCGGGCAGGACCGCTCGGCGATGGATCAGCTGATCTTCACCGACGAAGCGGCCATCGCGGGTGCGCCGGTGCCCTTCCTGACCATCAACAGCGTCGCGCCCACCATCATGGCCTACGGGACCGACGAGCAGAAGAAGTCCTTCCTGCCCAAGATCGCCGCCGGCGAGCTGCACTTTTCCATCGGCTATTCCGAACCCGGCGCCGGCACCGACCTAGCCAACCTCCGTACCACCGCGGTTCGCGACGGCGACGACTACGTGATCAACGGCCAGAAAATGTGGACCAGTCTGATCCCCTACGCGGACTACGTGTGGCTGGCGGTTCGCACCAATACCGAGGCCAAGAAGCACCGTGGCATTTCCGTCCTTATCGTGCCCACCAGCGCAGAGGGCTTCTCCTGGACCGCCGTCCACACCATGGCCGGTCCCGACACCAGCGCCACCTACTACTCCGACGTGCGCGTGCCGGTGACCAATCGGGTCGGTGAGGAAAACGCCGGCTGGCGCCTGGTGACCAATCAGCTCAATCACGAGCGTGTCGCTCTGGTGTCGTCGGCTCCAATCTTCACGTGTCTCAAGGAAGTTCGTGAGTGGGCGCAGAACACGAAGGATCCTGCCGGGGGCCGGGTCATCGACGCGGAGTGGGTGCAACTCAATCTGGCACGTGTGCACGCGAAGGCCGAGGTCCTCAAGCTGATCAATTGGGAGCTGGCATCGTCCCACAGCGACTCCCCGTCACCCGCCGATGCGTCGGCGGCAAAAGTGTTCGGGACCGAGCTGGCCACCGAGGCCTACCGACTGTTGATGGAGGTGCTGGGTACCGCGGCCACACTGCGCCCGGATTCGCCCGGCGCCTTGCTGCGCGGGCGCGCCGAACGGATGCACCGTGCCTGTCTGATTTTGACCTTCGGCGGCGGCACCAACGAAGTCCAACGCGACATCATCGGGATGACCGCGCTGGGCCTGCCCCGCGCCAACCGATGA